A window from Pseudomonas sp. MRSN 12121 encodes these proteins:
- a CDS encoding undecaprenyl-phosphate glucose phosphotransferase — protein MLKKSIDSRFLTRTGFMELFIAGVKLTHALSAALPGILLFLSAESASTDLLPTVLGLLLFFAVITVILFQAQGVYSEEFFSNRLRFRTMLVAWTSAFCILLVMYQGLRLLPVFSLSDLFLWFGVGLVLFGIERLLLLRLFHSWMASGKYLQRTVILGFSESALYLAEHMQRHGDIRSGLIGFIDDRSERVPAEFCDLPFLGNTRNLEELIRGEQVDQVLIALPWAAHARIGEFVQRLRQLSVNVALVPDPTTLRFGHNRMTDVGGILMFNTSELPLRGWSPLIKRCEDIVLALLGLILFSPVLLATAVAVKLDSRGPVLFRQKRYGYNDRLIRVFKFRSMYVEQADLNAEQQTTREDPRITRVGRFIRKTSIDELPQLFNVLQGNMSIVGPRPHATATKAAGVPFEQAVREYSSRHRVKPGITGWAQINGYRGETDTLQKIRKRVEYDLDYISKWSVWLDLYIVFMTVPAVLSTKEVY, from the coding sequence ATGCTTAAGAAATCAATCGACAGCAGGTTTCTGACCCGAACCGGATTCATGGAACTCTTCATCGCCGGGGTCAAGCTGACGCACGCGCTGTCCGCGGCCCTGCCCGGTATCCTGCTGTTCCTCAGCGCCGAATCGGCCAGCACAGACCTGTTGCCCACGGTGCTGGGCCTGCTGCTGTTCTTTGCCGTGATCACCGTCATCCTGTTCCAGGCCCAGGGGGTCTACTCCGAGGAGTTCTTCAGCAATCGCCTGCGTTTTCGCACCATGCTGGTGGCCTGGACGTCCGCGTTCTGCATCCTGCTCGTCATGTACCAGGGGCTGCGCCTGCTGCCGGTGTTCAGCCTGTCGGACCTGTTCCTGTGGTTCGGCGTCGGCCTGGTGCTGTTCGGCATCGAACGCCTGTTGCTGCTGCGCCTGTTCCACTCCTGGATGGCCAGCGGCAAATACCTGCAACGCACGGTGATCCTCGGCTTCAGCGAAAGCGCGCTGTACCTCGCCGAACACATGCAGCGCCATGGCGACATCCGTTCCGGGCTGATCGGCTTCATCGACGATCGCAGCGAGCGGGTGCCCGCGGAGTTCTGCGACCTGCCTTTCCTGGGCAATACCCGCAACCTGGAAGAATTGATCCGCGGCGAACAGGTCGACCAGGTGCTGATCGCCCTGCCCTGGGCCGCCCACGCGCGCATCGGCGAATTCGTCCAGCGCCTGCGCCAGCTGTCGGTGAACGTCGCCCTGGTGCCCGATCCGACGACCCTGCGCTTCGGCCATAACCGCATGACCGACGTCGGCGGCATCCTGATGTTCAACACCTCGGAGCTGCCGCTGCGTGGCTGGTCGCCGCTGATCAAGCGCTGCGAGGACATCGTGCTCGCCCTGCTGGGCCTGATCCTGTTTTCCCCGGTGCTGCTGGCCACCGCGGTGGCGGTCAAGCTCGACTCCCGCGGCCCGGTGCTGTTCCGGCAGAAGCGCTATGGCTACAACGACCGGCTGATCCGTGTGTTCAAGTTCCGCTCAATGTATGTCGAGCAGGCGGACCTCAACGCCGAGCAACAGACCACCCGCGAAGATCCGCGGATCACCCGGGTCGGGCGCTTCATCCGCAAGACCAGCATCGATGAGCTGCCGCAGCTGTTCAACGTGCTGCAGGGCAACATGTCGATCGTCGGCCCGCGTCCGCACGCGACCGCCACCAAGGCGGCGGGCGTGCCCTTCGAGCAGGCCGTGCGCGAATACAGCTCGCGCCATCGGGTCAAGCCGGGCATTACCGGCTGGGCGCAGATCAATGGCTACCGCGGCGAAACCGACACCCTGCAGAAAATCCGCAAACGCGTGGAGTACGACCTCGACTACATCTCCAAGTGGTCGGTCTGGCTGGATCTGTACATCGTTTTCATGACGGTTCCGGCCGTCCTCTCGACGAAGGAAGTCTATTGA
- a CDS encoding mannose-1-phosphate guanylyltransferase/mannose-6-phosphate isomerase: MSAFAGLIPCIISGGSGSRLWPVSRQNMPKPFIRMRDGQSLLQKTFLRAASLPDVGCVVTVTNRDLLFRSLDEYRAVNPHQLGLDLLLEPFGRNTAVAIAVAALHVREHWGDQAQLLILPADHLILDQDAFADAVDKARGLAAAGYLATFGIQPDKPETGFGYIEQGLALQQGFQVARFVEKPDLVTAQAYLDGGRHLWNAGMFCFRADTLLQELTLHAPEVLAAARACLEQGSSLDNPNCRQRELDAGSLGTAPDISIDVALMERSERVAVVPCSIGWSDIGSWDALRQLTPSDEAGNQVNGQAVLHDVNNCYIDSPKRVLGAVGVSDLIIVDTPDALLVADATRTQDVRHIVTELKRLGHSAYSLHRTVTRPWGTYTVLEESSRFKIKRIMVKPGEALSLQMHHHRSEHWIVVSGAALITNGDQEFLLNSNESTYIPAGHKHRLSNPGIIDLVMIEVQSGEYLGEDDIVRFEDVYGRAPAQVKA, translated from the coding sequence ATGAGCGCATTCGCTGGATTGATCCCATGCATAATTTCCGGCGGTTCGGGCTCGCGCCTGTGGCCCGTCTCCCGGCAGAACATGCCCAAGCCGTTCATCCGCATGCGCGATGGCCAGAGCCTTCTGCAAAAGACCTTCCTGCGCGCCGCCAGCCTGCCGGACGTCGGCTGCGTGGTCACGGTGACCAACCGCGACCTGCTGTTCCGTTCGCTGGACGAATACCGCGCCGTCAACCCGCACCAGCTGGGCCTGGACCTGCTGCTCGAACCGTTCGGGCGCAATACCGCCGTGGCCATCGCCGTGGCGGCCCTGCATGTGCGCGAGCATTGGGGCGACCAGGCGCAGTTGCTGATCCTGCCGGCCGACCACCTGATCCTCGACCAGGACGCCTTCGCCGACGCCGTGGACAAGGCCCGCGGCCTGGCTGCCGCCGGTTACCTGGCGACCTTCGGCATCCAGCCCGACAAACCCGAAACCGGCTTTGGCTACATCGAGCAGGGCCTGGCGCTGCAACAGGGCTTCCAGGTCGCGCGCTTCGTCGAGAAGCCCGACCTGGTCACCGCCCAGGCCTACCTCGACGGCGGCAGGCACCTGTGGAACGCGGGCATGTTCTGCTTCCGTGCCGACACCCTGCTGCAGGAACTGACGCTGCACGCCCCCGAGGTGCTCGCCGCCGCCCGCGCCTGCCTGGAGCAAGGCTCGAGCCTGGACAACCCGAACTGCCGCCAGCGCGAGCTCGACGCCGGCAGCCTGGGCACGGCCCCGGACATTTCCATCGACGTGGCCCTGATGGAGCGCTCCGAACGGGTCGCCGTGGTGCCTTGCTCGATCGGCTGGAGCGACATCGGTTCCTGGGACGCGCTACGCCAGCTGACCCCGAGCGACGAAGCCGGCAACCAGGTCAATGGCCAGGCCGTCCTGCATGACGTGAACAACTGCTACATCGATTCGCCCAAGCGCGTCCTGGGCGCCGTGGGCGTCAGCGACCTGATCATCGTCGACACCCCGGACGCGCTGCTGGTGGCCGATGCCACGCGGACCCAGGACGTGCGCCATATCGTCACCGAACTCAAGCGCCTCGGGCACAGCGCCTACAGCCTGCACCGCACGGTGACCCGGCCCTGGGGCACCTACACCGTGCTCGAGGAAAGCAGCCGCTTCAAGATCAAGCGCATCATGGTCAAGCCCGGCGAGGCGCTGTCGCTGCAGATGCACCACCACCGCAGCGAGCACTGGATCGTGGTCAGCGGCGCGGCCCTGATCACCAACGGCGACCAGGAATTCCTGCTCAACAGCAACGAGTCGACCTACATCCCCGCCGGCCACAAACATCGCCTGAGCAACCCCGGGATCATCGACCTGGTGATGATCGAGGTGCAAAGCGGCGAGTACCTGGGCGAAGACGACATCGTGCGTTTCGAGGATGTCTACGGGCGCGCCCCGGCGCAGGTGAAAGCCTGA
- a CDS encoding glycosyltransferase family 2 protein yields MKTALIIPARNAGPHLDRLLPALAAQTLQPDSVLVVDSSSTDDTVSRFRQFGARVEVIAAQQFNHGGTRRWASEQVDAQALILLTQDAIPATPETFANLIRELEEDPRIGVAYGRQLPHPGAGILEAQSRHFNYGAQSRSKSLADATELGIKTCFSSDSFAVYRRSALQAVGGFPEDVIGSEDAHVAARMLLDGYLVRYAASACVQHSHHYNLMQEFRRYFDIGVFYGREPWIRQAFGAAGGEGKRYVQAELRALRAAGQLQRVPEVLLRSALKLLGYRLGHAEQHLPTPLKRRLSMFSNYWT; encoded by the coding sequence ATGAAAACCGCCCTGATCATTCCGGCCCGCAACGCCGGGCCGCACCTCGACCGGCTGCTGCCGGCACTGGCCGCGCAGACCCTGCAACCGGACAGCGTGCTGGTGGTCGACAGCAGCTCGACGGACGACACCGTCAGCCGCTTCCGCCAGTTCGGCGCCCGGGTGGAGGTCATTGCCGCCCAGCAGTTCAACCACGGCGGCACCCGGCGCTGGGCCAGCGAACAGGTGGATGCGCAGGCGCTGATCCTGCTGACCCAGGACGCGATTCCGGCCACGCCCGAGACCTTCGCCAACCTGATCCGCGAGCTGGAAGAAGACCCACGGATCGGCGTCGCCTATGGCCGGCAGTTGCCCCACCCCGGCGCCGGGATCCTCGAGGCGCAGTCGCGTCACTTCAACTATGGCGCGCAGAGCCGCAGCAAAAGCCTGGCCGATGCCACGGAACTGGGGATCAAGACCTGCTTCAGCTCGGACTCGTTCGCCGTCTACCGGCGCAGCGCCCTGCAAGCGGTGGGCGGCTTTCCCGAGGACGTCATCGGCAGCGAGGACGCCCATGTCGCCGCGCGCATGCTGCTCGACGGCTACCTGGTGCGCTATGCCGCCAGCGCCTGCGTGCAGCACTCGCACCACTACAACCTGATGCAGGAATTCCGCCGCTATTTCGATATCGGCGTCTTCTATGGCCGCGAGCCATGGATTCGCCAGGCGTTCGGCGCCGCCGGCGGAGAAGGCAAGCGTTATGTCCAGGCCGAGCTGCGGGCCCTGCGGGCCGCCGGCCAGTTGCAACGCGTGCCCGAAGTGCTGCTGCGCAGCGCCCTGAAACTGCTGGGCTACCGCCTCGGCCATGCCGAACAGCACCTGCCGACACCGCTCAAGCGCCGCTTGAGCATGTTTTCCAACTACTGGACCTGA
- a CDS encoding polysaccharide biosynthesis/export family protein — MTINRRSRLCLLSILAASLWLGGCSTPAHIALPDSDTLKERHAAALTLADLPPAQVLVQTGDTLRIVRDAQEPASSDEMTLFVVRPDGFISMPGIGRIKAAQLTPEDLGKTITERYTRIYREPQVTVNIAIAPSNRVFIGGAVANPSFFNLAGTVSVEQAVLSSGGVLPSADSSNVALLRTGPDGKYKMYFVDLANMLGNPNHPLVALQRGDLIYVPQSRIGSTVEAVDMYFTKLFPINKGIGVGFNYDLNSQDVKNSGNTINNFTSSSTGTGTGR; from the coding sequence ATGACTATTAACCGACGTTCCCGACTCTGTCTGTTGAGCATCCTGGCCGCCTCCCTGTGGCTGGGCGGCTGCTCGACGCCCGCCCATATCGCCCTGCCCGACAGCGACACCCTCAAGGAGCGCCACGCGGCGGCCCTGACCCTGGCCGACCTGCCGCCGGCCCAGGTGCTGGTCCAGACCGGCGATACCCTGCGCATCGTGCGCGATGCCCAGGAGCCGGCCAGCTCCGACGAGATGACCCTGTTCGTGGTGCGTCCGGACGGTTTCATCTCGATGCCCGGCATTGGCCGGATCAAGGCCGCGCAGCTGACCCCGGAAGACCTGGGCAAGACCATCACCGAACGCTACACGCGCATCTATCGCGAGCCGCAAGTGACGGTGAACATCGCCATCGCCCCGAGCAACCGGGTGTTCATCGGCGGCGCCGTGGCCAATCCGTCGTTCTTCAACCTGGCCGGCACCGTGTCGGTGGAACAGGCGGTGCTCAGCTCCGGCGGCGTGCTGCCGTCGGCCGACAGCTCCAACGTCGCCCTGCTGCGCACCGGCCCCGACGGCAAGTACAAGATGTACTTCGTCGATCTCGCCAACATGCTCGGCAACCCCAACCACCCGCTGGTCGCGCTGCAACGCGGCGACCTGATCTACGTGCCGCAATCGCGGATCGGCAGCACGGTGGAAGCGGTGGACATGTACTTCACCAAGCTGTTCCCGATCAACAAGGGCATCGGGGTCGGTTTCAACTACGACCTCAACAGCCAGGACGTGAAAAACAGCGGCAACACCATCAACAACTTCACCAGCAGTTCCACCGGCACCGGAACCGGACGGTAA
- a CDS encoding exopolysaccharide transport family protein produces MIEIRSLRDLLRLFFIFRREFKLAVVTTIVVAVLGAFLLPTRYESDARLLVKPGRDNTTVPIEAGNRQTLIAPSTQHDPIVDEEKMLTGRPIVHKVAERYLELSAAAEPQGFWKTLKFYVKKAMGTAIDALRSLLQLVGLAEPQSPQDRLASRLEKNFQASHEPGSSVIDISFTWDDPEIAQQVVKIWVDAYLEDRARVLGRKSLYAFYESEGNKVAAQILSLKEQLQGRLKQIDSISVTARLENLTSQIDRLTDARVDAQNQLSGIGSFLANARQQIQDQPGEVVTSRETSLNPTQLDLKRQLNTLQVERARLLRTYLPEAPAVKQIEQNIRDLQALSEQETTRLERSKNTAPNSLVINVKQQVIDAQLQQRKLTGQIEDYDKNLAALRAERDRVLGDEPELNRLTQQLRTAEKSYALYSENLEQARIDHELDSSQISNIAIIEHATFNPSRVFPKSLLILLFAIPAGIAVGLLTIYVCYLLDQRIHDGARLPELFQAPLWGSVPDLDDATPEAMTASLYRLYSLLPLDRIESQGLTLSLTSARQGEGVSFILERLGRLLEERGHRVRLDGDAAAQPGEVLLLDASPLLSNPQAFLTLRRADLIALVIEARTSTVPMIENALSLLTTAFGKVDGLILNRRRFEVPARLLERINSWRGAA; encoded by the coding sequence GTGATCGAAATACGTTCTCTGCGCGACCTGTTGCGCCTGTTCTTCATTTTCCGCCGCGAGTTCAAGCTGGCGGTCGTCACCACCATCGTGGTCGCGGTACTCGGCGCCTTCCTGCTGCCGACACGCTACGAGTCGGACGCGCGCCTGCTGGTCAAGCCCGGCCGCGACAACACCACGGTGCCGATCGAGGCTGGCAACCGGCAGACGCTGATCGCGCCCAGCACCCAGCACGACCCGATCGTCGACGAGGAAAAAATGCTCACCGGCCGGCCCATCGTGCACAAGGTCGCCGAGCGTTACCTGGAGCTGAGCGCGGCCGCCGAGCCCCAGGGCTTCTGGAAGACCCTCAAGTTCTACGTCAAGAAAGCCATGGGCACGGCGATCGACGCCCTGCGCAGCCTGCTGCAACTGGTCGGCCTGGCGGAACCGCAAAGCCCGCAGGACCGCCTGGCCAGCCGCCTGGAGAAGAACTTCCAGGCCAGCCATGAACCGGGCTCCTCGGTGATCGACATCAGCTTTACCTGGGACGATCCGGAAATCGCCCAGCAAGTGGTGAAGATCTGGGTCGACGCCTACCTCGAAGACCGCGCCCGGGTGCTCGGGCGCAAGAGCCTCTATGCCTTCTACGAGAGCGAGGGCAATAAGGTGGCGGCGCAGATCCTCAGCCTCAAGGAGCAGCTGCAGGGCCGTCTGAAGCAGATCGATTCGATCAGCGTCACCGCGCGCCTGGAAAACCTCACCAGCCAGATCGACCGGCTGACCGATGCGCGGGTCGACGCGCAGAACCAACTGTCGGGGATCGGCAGCTTCCTGGCCAACGCCCGCCAGCAGATCCAGGATCAGCCCGGCGAAGTGGTGACCAGCCGCGAGACCAGCCTCAACCCGACCCAGCTCGACCTCAAGCGCCAGCTCAACACCCTGCAGGTCGAGCGGGCGCGCCTGTTGCGCACGTATTTGCCCGAGGCGCCGGCGGTCAAGCAGATCGAGCAGAACATCCGCGACCTGCAAGCCCTGAGCGAGCAGGAGACGACCCGCCTGGAACGCTCGAAGAACACCGCCCCCAACAGCCTGGTGATCAACGTCAAGCAGCAGGTCATCGATGCCCAGTTGCAACAGCGCAAACTCACCGGCCAGATCGAGGACTACGACAAGAACCTCGCCGCGCTGCGCGCCGAGCGTGACCGGGTGCTGGGCGACGAGCCTGAGCTCAACCGCCTGACCCAGCAACTGCGCACCGCGGAAAAGAGCTATGCGCTGTACTCGGAAAACCTGGAACAGGCGCGGATCGACCATGAGCTCGACAGCAGCCAGATCAGCAATATCGCGATCATCGAACACGCCACCTTCAACCCGTCGCGGGTCTTCCCCAAGAGCCTGCTGATCCTGTTGTTCGCCATTCCCGCCGGGATCGCCGTGGGGCTGCTGACAATCTATGTCTGCTACCTGCTGGACCAGCGCATCCACGACGGCGCACGCCTGCCGGAACTGTTCCAGGCGCCGCTGTGGGGCAGCGTGCCGGACCTCGACGACGCCACGCCCGAAGCCATGACCGCGAGCCTCTACCGGCTCTACAGCCTGCTGCCCCTGGACCGCATCGAGAGCCAGGGCCTGACCCTGAGCCTGACCTCAGCGCGCCAGGGCGAAGGCGTGAGCTTCATCCTCGAGCGCCTGGGCCGCCTGCTGGAGGAGCGTGGCCATCGGGTCCGCCTCGACGGTGACGCCGCCGCACAGCCCGGCGAAGTCCTGCTGCTGGACGCCTCGCCGCTGCTGTCGAACCCGCAAGCGTTCCTGACCCTGCGCCGCGCCGACCTGATCGCCCTGGTGATCGAGGCCCGGACCAGTACCGTACCGATGATCGAGAACGCCCTGTCGCTGCTTACCACGGCCTTTGGCAAGGTCGACGGCCTGATCCTCAACCGGCGCCGCTTCGAAGTCCCGGCACGGCTGCTGGAGCGGATCAACAGCTGGCGCGGGGCGGCCTGA
- a CDS encoding glycosyltransferase has protein sequence MRIVLLAPLPPEQTGIADYAAHFSNALRALGIEVLTPLAGCQDPAQQLARLRAFDWSGVDLVHAELGGGRFGEFQALDYLSAEQPQIPRTATVHDPERLVWRRARLFWPLTLLERLPHPLPQAAALLADPLTLHEERRLARGMQRLITLTRLGGDCLRQRMGLPPRQVAVIAHGNLPIAPAQLPPLAPLRLLYFGFIYRGKGIEDLLEALTRTLAAHPQCRSQVRLTLAGGTAPEMTFDPAGNYLDGLHQRIRELQLEDLVDWRLDLPSAEIAGTIQDHHVMVLPYRESKKLAWLGQMRGTSGALSWANACGRGVVTSNARAFAEEVASGNGVTYEQGDVQALSEHLGRLLLQPSLALQWAAQASEVGKQREWSATAQRFADLFNKVCKERSS, from the coding sequence ATGCGTATCGTCCTGCTGGCCCCGCTGCCGCCGGAACAGACCGGCATCGCCGACTATGCCGCGCACTTCAGCAATGCGCTGCGCGCCCTGGGCATCGAGGTGCTGACGCCTCTGGCCGGCTGCCAGGACCCGGCGCAACAGCTGGCGCGCCTGCGGGCCTTCGACTGGAGCGGTGTCGACCTGGTGCACGCCGAACTCGGCGGCGGACGCTTCGGCGAGTTCCAGGCGCTGGACTACCTGAGCGCCGAACAGCCGCAGATCCCCCGTACCGCCACCGTGCATGACCCGGAGCGCCTGGTCTGGCGGCGGGCCCGGCTGTTCTGGCCGCTGACCCTGCTGGAGCGCCTGCCGCACCCGCTGCCGCAAGCGGCGGCGCTGCTCGCCGACCCGCTGACCCTGCACGAGGAACGGCGCCTGGCCCGTGGCATGCAGCGGCTGATTACCCTGACCCGGCTGGGCGGCGACTGCCTGCGCCAGCGCATGGGCCTGCCGCCACGGCAAGTGGCGGTGATCGCCCACGGCAACCTGCCGATCGCGCCCGCGCAATTGCCGCCGCTGGCGCCGTTGCGCCTGCTGTACTTCGGCTTCATCTACCGCGGCAAGGGCATCGAGGATCTACTCGAAGCCCTGACCCGCACCCTGGCCGCCCACCCCCAATGCCGCAGCCAGGTGCGCCTGACCCTGGCCGGCGGCACGGCGCCGGAAATGACCTTCGACCCGGCCGGCAACTACCTCGACGGCCTGCACCAGCGCATCCGCGAACTGCAACTGGAGGACCTGGTGGACTGGCGCCTGGACCTGCCGTCCGCGGAAATCGCCGGCACCATCCAGGACCACCATGTGATGGTGCTGCCCTACCGCGAATCGAAAAAACTCGCCTGGCTCGGCCAGATGCGCGGCACCAGCGGCGCCCTGTCGTGGGCCAATGCCTGCGGGCGCGGGGTGGTGACCTCCAATGCCCGGGCCTTTGCCGAAGAGGTCGCCAGCGGCAACGGCGTGACCTACGAGCAAGGCGATGTCCAGGCGCTGAGCGAACACCTGGGCCGCCTGCTGCTGCAACCCTCGCTGGCCCTGCAATGGGCCGCGCAGGCCAGCGAAGTGGGTAAACAACGCGAGTGGAGCGCCACCGCGCAACGTTTCGCCGATCTGTTCAATAAAGTGTGCAAGGAGCGGTCGTCATGA